A part of Lactobacillus sp. ESL0700 genomic DNA contains:
- the tagD gene encoding glycerol-3-phosphate cytidylyltransferase yields the protein MKKVITYGTFDLLHYGHVRLLKRAKEMGDYLIVGLSTDEFNQLQKHKESYNNYAERKYILEAIRYVDEVIPEDGWEQKISDVQKYDIDTFVMGNDWEGKFDFLKPYCKVVYLPRTPGISTSKIKEDLK from the coding sequence ATGAAAAAAGTTATTACTTACGGCACATTCGATCTACTGCACTACGGACATGTTCGCCTGCTCAAAAGGGCAAAGGAAATGGGCGACTACTTAATTGTCGGCCTTTCAACTGATGAATTTAACCAGCTGCAAAAGCACAAGGAATCCTACAACAATTATGCCGAACGCAAATACATTTTGGAAGCAATTCGCTACGTTGACGAAGTCATCCCAGAAGATGGTTGGGAACAAAAAATTAGTGATGTTCAAAAATACGACATTGATACCTTCGTCATGGGCAATGACTGGGAAGGTAAATTCGATTTTCTTAAACCATATTGTAAGGTCGTCTATTTACCTCGCACTCCTGGGATTTCAACTAGTAAAATCAAAGAAGACTTGAAATAA
- a CDS encoding SLAP domain-containing protein — protein sequence MKHNRQQLTGYDRFSSKNIIKFGLIGLALTSGVVGLSKQTVNAATTDAKTTQTATAPKAEVTSAPAKTNDADDKPVVRQKLTESFDPEEKTLVHNAFLYNQDGKRANDVTMNAGSTVETYGTTLINNRKFYNLKNQLYIAAGNIDRKTRELARDSYIYDQNGNQGLPIVLAKDQYIPTFGDPVSINGTEYYLIDQNQYIKKGDLVEINPTPQRPGDVDGLVINGVLKHKAYIYDENGKRTNKLILKIGTKCYAAISETINGKQYYEFDHGNKRVLAANIDGTKRTLTHNSYLYNKHGKRIGHKVLSAKSSIRTYGSSVLIKGQRYYIVDNNRYIKRANF from the coding sequence ATGAAACATAACCGTCAACAATTAACTGGCTATGATCGTTTCTCAAGTAAAAATATTATCAAGTTTGGATTAATCGGCTTGGCTCTTACCTCTGGCGTAGTTGGTCTCAGTAAGCAAACTGTAAATGCGGCGACTACTGATGCTAAGACAACACAAACCGCGACTGCACCTAAGGCCGAGGTAACAAGTGCCCCAGCTAAGACTAACGATGCTGATGATAAACCAGTTGTTCGTCAAAAATTAACGGAATCTTTTGATCCTGAAGAAAAAACGTTAGTCCACAATGCCTTTTTGTACAATCAAGACGGCAAACGGGCCAATGATGTAACAATGAATGCTGGTTCAACTGTTGAAACTTACGGTACGACTTTAATCAATAACCGTAAGTTCTACAACTTAAAGAACCAATTATATATCGCTGCCGGAAACATTGACCGCAAAACTCGCGAACTTGCTCGCGATTCTTACATTTATGATCAAAACGGTAACCAAGGATTGCCAATTGTTTTAGCTAAAGACCAATACATCCCTACCTTTGGCGATCCTGTTAGCATCAACGGTACTGAATACTACTTAATTGACCAAAATCAATACATTAAAAAAGGCGACTTAGTCGAAATCAACCCAACACCACAACGTCCTGGTGATGTTGATGGGTTAGTCATTAATGGTGTTCTTAAGCACAAGGCTTACATTTATGACGAAAATGGCAAGCGGACTAATAAACTGATTTTAAAGATTGGTACTAAGTGCTACGCTGCCATTAGTGAAACAATTAATGGCAAACAATATTACGAATTTGACCACGGTAATAAGCGCGTCTTAGCAGCTAACATTGATGGTACTAAGCGGACCTTGACTCACAATTCTTACCTATATAATAAGCACGGTAAGCGGATTGGTCACAAGGTATTATCTGCTAAGTCCAGTATTCGCACTTACGGCAGCTCCGTTTTAATCAAGGGTCAACGTTACTACATCGTTGACAATAACCGCTACATTAAACGGGCTAACTTTTAA
- a CDS encoding GntR family transcriptional regulator: protein MEEPMYIKIHNQIKRDIENHVYRVGSRIPAERQLALKFGVSRMTLRQAIKTLEDEGILERRLGSGTYVASQKVQEKMSGIMSFTEITHANGQTPSSKLISYHIGKPSLSEKERLNLADNEEILRMERIRYADEVPICYEVVTIPYRLIQKMSKSDISSHLYQTLAKNGYEVGQVTEHISAAVANENAARLLDARKGEALITRLQVTELTTGEPFEYTRASYVADRFEFTFSK from the coding sequence ATGGAAGAACCAATGTACATCAAAATTCATAATCAGATTAAACGCGACATTGAAAATCACGTCTATCGTGTTGGCAGCAGGATCCCTGCCGAGCGGCAGTTGGCGCTAAAGTTTGGTGTGTCCCGCATGACGCTGCGACAGGCGATTAAGACCTTAGAGGATGAGGGGATTTTGGAGCGCCGCCTTGGCAGTGGTACTTATGTTGCCAGCCAGAAGGTCCAGGAAAAAATGTCGGGCATCATGTCATTCACCGAGATTACACATGCTAACGGACAGACACCATCAAGTAAGTTAATTTCCTATCATATTGGTAAACCATCTTTATCAGAAAAAGAGCGGCTGAACCTTGCCGATAATGAAGAAATTTTGCGGATGGAACGGATTCGTTATGCCGATGAGGTGCCGATCTGTTATGAAGTGGTTACTATTCCGTATCGCTTAATTCAAAAAATGTCTAAATCTGATATTTCTTCGCACTTATACCAAACTTTGGCCAAAAACGGTTATGAAGTTGGTCAGGTGACCGAGCATATTTCGGCGGCTGTTGCTAATGAAAATGCGGCGCGCTTATTAGATGCCCGCAAGGGTGAGGCCTTAATTACAAGGTTGCAGGTAACGGAACTGACAACTGGTGAGCCGTTTGAATACACGCGAGCTAGCTATGTTGCTGATCGGTTCGAATTTACCTTTTCAAAATAA
- a CDS encoding WecB/TagA/CpsF family glycosyltransferase, producing MSKVNVLGIDFDNKSFTQFQNEFVGRINTHQSTFVVTANPEIVMAANENPEFMKILNFDADYITPDGIGIVKAAKMLNTPLKERVTGYDLFVWLMKLANERNLRVYLIGAKPSVIHAIQEKIAREYSGIQLVGAENGYFNEDLEVMAYQIERTEPDLVFAALGSPRQEKLLSLLRKNLLPALMMGVGGSFDVFSGAVKRAPLFWQHAHLEWFYRLVKNPSRFKRMMVLPKFVHEIHEEKKEKK from the coding sequence TTGAGTAAAGTAAACGTTTTAGGGATTGACTTCGATAACAAAAGTTTCACCCAATTTCAAAATGAATTTGTTGGTCGGATTAATACCCACCAGTCAACTTTTGTTGTTACTGCTAATCCCGAGATTGTAATGGCGGCGAATGAAAATCCTGAATTTATGAAAATCCTGAATTTTGATGCTGATTACATTACACCCGATGGTATTGGAATTGTGAAGGCAGCTAAAATGTTAAACACACCGCTTAAGGAGCGGGTAACGGGCTATGATTTATTTGTGTGGCTGATGAAGCTCGCTAACGAGCGCAATTTGCGGGTATATTTAATTGGTGCTAAACCAAGCGTTATTCATGCTATCCAGGAAAAAATTGCCCGCGAATATTCGGGAATTCAATTAGTTGGTGCCGAAAATGGCTATTTTAACGAAGACCTGGAAGTTATGGCTTATCAGATTGAACGGACAGAACCTGACTTGGTGTTTGCTGCATTGGGTTCCCCAAGACAGGAAAAGCTGCTGTCACTTTTGCGGAAGAACTTGCTGCCCGCATTAATGATGGGAGTTGGCGGCAGCTTCGACGTCTTTTCAGGAGCTGTTAAGAGAGCACCATTATTTTGGCAGCATGCCCATCTTGAGTGGTTTTACCGTTTAGTTAAAAACCCGAGCCGCTTTAAACGGATGATGGTTTTGCCGAAATTTGTCCACGAAATTCACGAAGAAAAAAAGGAAAAGAAGTAA